DNA from Gephyromycinifex aptenodytis:
CCCGGCTCACAGACTTCATCGAGGGGCATCTGCGCGGGCTGGAGCGTGCGTCATCGCCGATGCCCGGTGAGATGCCTGACTCTGAGCTGAGCGATACCCGCCTGGAACTATCCGGCCGGCCGCAGCAGGCCATCGAGGCCGAGGAGGCGGCTCACGCTGAACACCCGGTCGAGGAGGAGGCAGAGCGGGCTGAGGCGGCCAGCATCCCCGAAGCCGACCTCACCTCGGTCCACCAGGGCTGAGCTACTCCTGAGGCGTGCGTTCAGCCCCGCCTGCTCGGTGCCGGACCCCCGGCGCAGATCAGGTGGGGCTGAAATGTTTCCTGGCTGCTGGGCTACCTCTATCCTGTGCGCACGGCCAAGCTGGGTACGTGCGCCGACCGCTGGGTGGCAGACGTTCTGGCACGATCGTTTCCTCAACGGCCAGAGGTCGATTGCAATTGACCTCTGGCCGCACAGTTCACCCGTACGGATCGGACAAGCCATGACCACGTTGCACGATTCCACCCCCGAGCAGGACCGGTCGGCCGCGGCTGCCGACCTGACATGGCTGCCGGTTCGCCCGGGCGAGGATCCTTGGACCCAAGAGGAATTCGAGGAAGTTCAGCAGATGCTCACCGACGAGATCGCGCGCGTCGGTGCAGAGCTTGAGATGTCGGAGGCCGACATCGAGACCCTGATGCGTAATGACGGCAGCGGCTCCGGAGACGATTCGGCCGACGCCGGCGGCAAGGTCCTCGAGCGCGAACATGAGCTGACCTTGGCGGAGAACTCGCGTCGCCTGCTGGAACAGAGCAGACGCGCCCTGGAGCGGCTTGCTGCGCGCAGCTATGGTCGTTGCGAGCAGTGCGCCGAACCCATCGGCAAACTGCGCCTACAAGCCTTCCCTCGCGCCACGCTCTGCGTGGCGTGCAAACAGAAGTCGGAGCGACGCTGATTTCCTCCTCAACTACAGCTTCTCGCGGCCGGGCGTTCCTCGCCCGGCCGCGTCTTGCCGCACTCGTCTGCCTACTCGGTGCCCTGGTGTGGGCTGGTGACCAGGCCACGAAACGCTGGGCGCTGGCCTCGCTGACGCCAGGGCAGATCCGGCCTTTCCTGGGGGAGGTGCTGCAGTTCACGTTGGTGTTCAACCCCGGCGCGGCGTTCTCGCTGGGAACCGGCATCACTCCGGTCTTCACCTTCGCGATGGCGGCGGTGGCCGTGGCGATCCTGGTCTCGTTGCGCCGTCTGAACTCGCGCTGGTGGGCCTTGGCCTTGGGGCTGCTGCTCGGCGGCGCCCTGGGCAACCTCACCGATCGGTTGCTGCGCCCACCCGGCTTCGCTCACGGACACGTCGTGGACTTCCTCATGTTGCCGCATTGGCCGGTCTTCAACGTGGCAGACTCCGCGATCGTCACGGCCGCCGCGCTCATCGCGCTCGCAGCCTTTCGCGGCATCGATTTCGATGCCAACCCCAAATCCTCGACCGGCGCTGACGAGCCTTCGACCGGACCAGACGTGGAGGTGAACCGTCGTGGCTGATGTGCGAACGCTGCCTGTTCCTGATGGCTTGGAAGGCGAACGGGTGGACGCCGCGCTGGCGCGACTGTTCGGCCTGTCCCGCACTAAAGCGGCCGATCTGGCCGGCCAAGGTCTGGTCATGCTGGACGGGGCTGCTGTAGGCAAGTCCGACCGGGTGCGCGGCGGTGGTTTCCTGGAGGTCAGCCTGCCGGATGCCAACGCACCCACCGGGTTGGAGATCATTGCCGAGCCGGTGCCGGGGATGAGCATCGTGCACGACGACGACGACCTCATCGTGGTGGATAAACCGGTGGGGGTGGCGGCGCATCCGAGCGTCGGCTGGAGCGGGCCCACTGTGGTCGGGGGGTTGCGCGCAGCCGGCTACCGGATTTCAACCTCGGGGGCCAGCGAACGTCAGGGCATTGTCAGCAGGCTCGATGTGGGAACCAGCGGCTTGATGGTGGTGGCCAAGAGCGAGCATGCCTATTCGATGCTCAAACGGGCTTTCCGTGATCGGCGGGTCGACAAGACCTACCACACGCTGGTGCAAGGCCTACCAGACCCGGTGGTGGGGACCATCGACGCCCCGATCGGGCGTCATCCCGGCTATGACTTCAAGTTCGCGGTGATGCAGTCAGGTAAGCCGAGTCTCACCCATTACGAGGTTGTCGAGGCCTTTCGCAGTGCCAGCCTGCTGCAGGTCAAATTGGAGACCGGACGTACGCACCAGATTCGGGTCCATATGGCCGCCTTGCGCCATCCCTGCGTGGGCGACCCGCTGTACGGCGGCGACCCGGTCCTCGGCGCCAGGCTCGGGCTGGACCGGCAGTGGCTACACGCCGTGGGGCTGGGGTTCGAACACCCGGGCAGCGGTGAGTACGTCACCTTCGAGAGTTCCTATCCCCAGGACCTGCAGAACGCGCTCGACATCCTCGCCCAGGCCTGAGCCCCGCTGCTGGCGCCGGACCGGGGCGCTGCTCGGGCGTGGCTGCTGCAGTGGTGGCCACGCAGCCAGCTTCGGGCAGCGCTACGGCGCTGAGACATCCCTGCAGGGAACCCGTGGGCCTCAGTGCCTGGCCATGCTGTGCAGCGCGACCTCTTGAGCTTTGACGACGACCTGAACCTGCTCCCCGGGGACGAGGTCGAGATCGGCAACCGCGGCCGCTGTCACGTCGGCAGCAACGACAAGGGGTTCGGCTGGCGCCGAAGCGGAGTCGCTGCTGTGCAGAGCGACCCGGACGCGGACGGCTCCGCCGCGGTCGCTCAGGTCCAGCACGCGCCCGGTCAGGACGTTGCGGGCGCTGCCGGTGAAACCTGCCTTGGACAGTACGACCGCAGCGGGCGCGAAAATAGCCACCGCCGACTCCCCGTCTGGCACCTCTCCCCGGCCGATGACCTGCGGCCCCCCGGCCAGGCGCAGCACCCCGGCCGCTTCGATACGGCCAGGCAGCAGGTTCACCCCTGCGATCCGGGCCGCGAAGCTGCTGCGAGGAGCGCTGAAGACGCTACGGGTGGGGCCCTGTTCAACGATGCGGCCCTTGTCCAGGACGGCAACGACATCGGCCAGTGCCAACGCGTCCAGCAGGTCGTGCGTGACCAGCACCGCAGTGCGACCGGCGTCGGTGAGTAGGCGCCGCAGCAGCCGTCGCAGCATCGGGGCCATCTCCACGTCCAGGGCCGAGAACGGCTCATCGAGCAGGAGCAGTTCGGGTTGGGCAGCCAACGCCCGGGCGACCGCGATCCGTTGCGCCTGGCCACCCGAGAGTGCTGCGGGGCGCCGATCGGCCAGATCCGAGGCTTCCACGTCGGCCAGGCGTTCCAAGGCGATGTCCCTGGCGCGACGCCGCGAGAGGCCTTGGGCGCGGGGCCCGAAGGCGACGTTCTCCACTGCGCTCAGGTGCGGAAACAGCAGCGCCTCCTGGCGTAGCAACGCGATGCCACGAGCGTGCGCAGGAACCTCGTGTCCGCTGGCGGTGTCGAGCAGCACGGTCTCTCCGAGCTGAACCCGGCCGGCGTCAGGGCGCAGCAGCCCCGCGGCGATCTCCAGGGTGCTGGATTTACCGCTTCCGTTCGCCCCCAACAGGGCGAGCACCTGCCCGTCGGGAACCTCCAGGTCGACGTCCAACCCGCG
Protein-coding regions in this window:
- a CDS encoding TraR/DksA family transcriptional regulator, translated to MTTLHDSTPEQDRSAAAADLTWLPVRPGEDPWTQEEFEEVQQMLTDEIARVGAELEMSEADIETLMRNDGSGSGDDSADAGGKVLEREHELTLAENSRRLLEQSRRALERLAARSYGRCEQCAEPIGKLRLQAFPRATLCVACKQKSERR
- the lspA gene encoding signal peptidase II, translated to MWAGDQATKRWALASLTPGQIRPFLGEVLQFTLVFNPGAAFSLGTGITPVFTFAMAAVAVAILVSLRRLNSRWWALALGLLLGGALGNLTDRLLRPPGFAHGHVVDFLMLPHWPVFNVADSAIVTAAALIALAAFRGIDFDANPKSSTGADEPSTGPDVEVNRRG
- a CDS encoding RluA family pseudouridine synthase — protein: MADVRTLPVPDGLEGERVDAALARLFGLSRTKAADLAGQGLVMLDGAAVGKSDRVRGGGFLEVSLPDANAPTGLEIIAEPVPGMSIVHDDDDLIVVDKPVGVAAHPSVGWSGPTVVGGLRAAGYRISTSGASERQGIVSRLDVGTSGLMVVAKSEHAYSMLKRAFRDRRVDKTYHTLVQGLPDPVVGTIDAPIGRHPGYDFKFAVMQSGKPSLTHYEVVEAFRSASLLQVKLETGRTHQIRVHMAALRHPCVGDPLYGGDPVLGARLGLDRQWLHAVGLGFEHPGSGEYVTFESSYPQDLQNALDILAQA
- a CDS encoding sulfate/molybdate ABC transporter ATP-binding protein, whose product is MSRLSLQAQIAARGLDVDLEVPDGQVLALLGANGSGKSSTLEIAAGLLRPDAGRVQLGETVLLDTASGHEVPAHARGIALLRQEALLFPHLSAVENVAFGPRAQGLSRRRARDIALERLADVEASDLADRRPAALSGGQAQRIAVARALAAQPELLLLDEPFSALDVEMAPMLRRLLRRLLTDAGRTAVLVTHDLLDALALADVVAVLDKGRIVEQGPTRSVFSAPRSSFAARIAGVNLLPGRIEAAGVLRLAGGPQVIGRGEVPDGESAVAIFAPAAVVLSKAGFTGSARNVLTGRVLDLSDRGGAVRVRVALHSSDSASAPAEPLVVAADVTAAAVADLDLVPGEQVQVVVKAQEVALHSMARH